Sequence from the Balaenoptera acutorostrata chromosome 4, mBalAcu1.1, whole genome shotgun sequence genome:
TGTCCATATATCTAGTTTCAAGTGACCAGTAGGGCATATGTCAAATACCTGTCTTGGAAGCTTATTTGTCATTTCAGCAACACCACTTTTACAGCATTAGGATAGCTTCCATGACATTTAATCTGTGTTCCATTTGAAAATATTGTATGGCTACTCCTAAGTATATGTTTCCAAATACTGGACAACTTGCACACTCTGCTTTTCTAATATATGTAGATCCTCACTCTCTCCTGATGCCAAGTCAAACTAAACAAAGAACTTATACGGAAATTCAAAGGTTCTATTGTCATTCCTTATGATCATtttgtgaaatttctttttttgttgtttatttttgagaaattaaaatctattaGTAAGACTTGGACAtaatttttcattctcttcagaTTATTCTTAGGTTTTTCTCTACCGTGtgaaggtacacacacacacatacacacacagtaaaTTCACTAACAATTTTCTCCCCGTTTTCACTCATAGGCAAGGAGTCGTTTTTCAGATTGTTCCTTCCTGGTAGACAACTCTACTTCTGATTATATTTCTTTTGCTATTTGCCTGTTTTTTCCCCATACTAAATGTCATCTCTGTAATCATCCATCTTATATTTTCAGCCTCTTTACTGATAACTATAGCATATTCTATTTAGCATTGCCAGTATTTCTCACTAAGGTTATTTAACCTTCTATTAGATGGTTACTCTATAGGAGCATTATTcccttcaatagaaaaaaaatagatttcaaaataaacaacttagggacttccctggtggtgcagtagttaagaatccacctgccaatgcaggggatacgggtttgagccctggtccgggaagatgccacatgccacggagcaactaagcccgtgcaccacaactactgagcctgtgctctagagcccttgagccacaactactgagctcacgtgccacaactagtgaagcccgcacgcctagagcccgtgctccacaacaagagaagccactgcaatgagaagcctgagcaccacaatgaagagtagcccccgctcgccgcaactagagaaagcccgtgcacagcaacgaagacccaacgcagccaaaaataaataaataaattaattaaaaaaataaaataaacaacttatTGAAAGCATCAAGGATAGAAAGAAGGGTGAGATGATGCGAGAATGTGGAAGCCACACAGGAATGGACAGTGTGTTGGAGAGTTGGAAAACCATAGTGATGGAGGCCACTATGATGATGGCAATGCTAGATCACAGAAACTTGAGATGTGGCCCTGGAGATAGCAGGTGGCTGATACCAACTCTCTATGTGACCGTGGGCCAGCCGCAGGATTTCCCTAGCACTGTTCTTCATGTCTAAAACAAAGAGTTCAGTATTCTTGGAGGATATTCggagaagaaacaaagaagaaaggcaGAAAACTTAAGGAGTGTTTAATTATCagaagatcaggaaaaagagataaaattgaAGATAAAATGGGAAAGTGATTTAAAATTCTAGATTTTATTCTATAAGCAATCGGCAAAAATcacatatagaaataaaattattgatcatttagtctcctcctccttcacacacacacacacacacacacacacacacacacacacacacacatccacacaagCCAGGATGCAGTTATGGTAGAATTAGTGTATTCTTATCTCCCAGAGTTCTGTAGGGGCTAGAAAAGTGTAGGATGCTTAGACTTGGTCCTCTATAAAATAAAGGGAGACCAAAATATTCCACTGGTAATACTAGCTGTAGTctagatacagaaataaataaagataataggtagatagataggtatagatagatagatagatagatagatagataattacaTAAGAGAAAGTAAGATGGAACCAAAAAATCTAGGATTTGGCCCTTTAGATTTACTTCTGTCTTCTGAGAGAGGAAAGTAATATGGGCTCTGTCCTCTAGTCTTTATTAGAAATTATTCAATTTAGTTTGTATCAGGATAAAAATTGGAAACAGATTCATGGCAAGAGAAATACATCACTTGGGATTCACTTATTGAAATTCACTAGTTCAACTTATGCTAATAAGTAATATAGTGAATGTAGCATAAATGGATGAATTGCCCCAGCTAAATGGAGATAGGGCATTTACTAGAATCTTAGTTCAATATGCCATGAACATAAGTTATTTGtctaaatatataatttcttttggGTTGTTGGTATTAGAGTGGCTTTTTGCTTGTTATTCCTGCACTTGAAAATGCCGCATAAAATCTATATACTTTTAGAACtcttttataaacaaaaaagaacttaCCTGATTAGATTTTTTAGCTTGAAATTTcacttttcaaattaatttaatttttacaattatAGCCTTGATTCTCCTTTCTGGTCAGATCTATTTTATTACATAAGAAAGACACAGAGcgtgacagacagacacacatggGACAACAGTTGGGTTAGGAAACAAGCAATGGTGTGAATAATGCCCCAAACTGGATAATTTCAAGGAAAATTCCATTTGGCTCTTGAAGACACAAAATGAGCTGGAGAGAACAGATTTACTTCTATGATTGCTTTATGTTGTACTTGGGCCAATACTGAAATGATTTTATATACCCCGGGCACATACCAACTGCTGGAGGTGAGGAGGGAGCTATAACACACTGGATACagaggaaaatttttattttacatataatccACAACATAAAATGCCATTCTTAGAGCTGTGTCTGCATTATGACAAAACAGGTTAACTTCTGCAGTTCAgatgagttaaaaaaattttttttaaaaatcaagttgaaTTTTTTTATGTAGAATCGATCATTTCAGTCAAAACTGCTAATTTCAAggccacaagcagatgcagataGAGTCAAAGTAAGAGCAAATTATATTGCCAAGTGGCTTATAAACATTGATCATTTTTCCTAactctataaataaaaattaaaaaatgagttttaccatatttgaaataGCTCCATATAAAGTGACACAAACATAGAAAGATGGGATATTTTTAAAGGTCAGTGTCAAAGGAGAAATGCAGACaaagaaggtaaagaaaaaagaaaatacatatattaagcTACCATCTCTCTAGTATTTATTATGTGCTGAGTATAGTGCTTATCTATAGACACCTTATTATAAGTCTCAAAATGATGCCCAaatgtaggtattattattgttattttcccATTGAGAAAGTTGAGACTCGATGAATTTGAGAAATTTATCTTAAACAAGATACAGAAATTTACCTTAAACAAGATACAGATATGTCTGCTTTGAAGACTTGCTTCCCCCattcctgtctttaaaaaaataaaaataaaaagatagaaaaggaCAGAATGTAATTTTTTCTCTAGTATAGTGGGGACTCTCCTTATCAAAGACAGCAGTCCAGATCTGAAATGTTACATTCTGAACCCTGAAGCTAAAATTCAGAATGactcttaaaatttaaaagggttcatttatttattttaaaagatgtgggCTGCTAGCATCCTGTAATGCAGAATTTTCTTGGGATTGTTTGATTTATGTGCATTTTAATTGAAAAGAGCAGAGGTTGAGGAGAATCAGAGTCTCCAAGGTCCCCTGGTAGAATAGACCTGGAGTAATATGTAGGTCATATTATCAGTCTGGATCTGGGTTTCCTCCAGAGTAAAATGAGAAATTGGACTCGATGACTTTTAAGATCCTTCCAGCTATAAAACTCAGTAAATGTAAGCATCCTGATTCTTATACTACTCCAACCTATTTATCATTATATTAACATAAATCCTTCTGATGTGCTGGCGATCAATGATCCAGTTCATTGAGAATTGATCAGAacaaatatgtaatagagaaaGAGAAGCAACCATTTTACTCTATTGTCACCTGACATGGAGAGGGGCTAAAGATGTATTTATATTATGATTAAAAAGATAAAGGATCTCTATTTTAGTTGGTCCTTGGAGTCTGTTGTTAGACTTTTAGGCTGACTTACTTATTTTGGGGATGTAAGTTTCTTGATTCTCTCTCCTCCATTCGAATTGTACTGATTTTGTCAAGTGCATCAGTGCATCAGAATACTGGGAAAAGAGAAGGACTGATCCAGATCAAAGATACTAAACTCTAAGCCAGAAACTttaaggggggagggggggagtctTAAACGGAAACACATACTTTACAATttgcttccttttccctctctgttTCAGTTTCTGTCTTATAGCACTTCTGACAAGGGTATAAAGTCCATGTTTGTCACTTTGGCAGTTTCTAATACCATAACATGCAAATTCCCTGGTACATAAAAGTGAGAAAGGTAAAATCTAGGACATCTGGCATTTTTAGATGGGCTACAATGGTAACTGTTTCTTTTAAGATGTCAAGCTAGTCTATTGAACTTACCTCCTGACTGTAGTGTATTTATCCACCTTTAACCCTCCACTTCGCTTTGCTTTGTAGCTGCAGCCAAGGAATTTGGGAAATGGGTATCCtacattttaattcattcttGAAACAATCAGATCATTCTTTATACCTGTGAAAATGTCTTTAATCTAgatcaggagtcagcaaactttttccatAAGAGGCCAAAcgggaaatattttcttctttataggcTACACCAACTCTGTAGCAACTACTTAAGTCTGctgttgtagtgtgaaagcagccataaccAATATGTAAACAATacgtgtggctgtgttccaacaaaactttatttaccaaaAACAGACGACAGGTCAGATTTGGCAATGGGTTGGTGTTTAATGACCCTGATCTAGATCCTTGTATTTCTGGCCATCCATTCACTTCATATCTTCAAGCACTGAACCATTGTTATATGTTGAACATAAACAGATATGCAATAAGGTTTTGGAAACCTATTACTTCTGTCTGTCTTGTTCTCTTCTTGATTTACAGTGAAATCCTACTCAGCCTCTGAGTCCAGATCATATTTCACCTCCTCTGGGGAATATTTCCAATACCTTCCCCTACCCACTCtctatttacatggcatttactTCTTCTTTGTATAGCTAttgcttcttaaaaatatttcacattgtGTAACATGATGAGATTatatctctttcttcttcatcaAATTACAGATTTTTGAGAGAAGGATAAACCAGGGGTACCGGTCCGCggtctgttaggaaccaggcggcagaggaggaggtgagtggcaggcgagcGAGAGAAGCTTCACCTGCcgcgctccccatcgcttgcattaacgcctgaaccatcctccccccacccccgcccccatccaTGGAAacactgtcttccacgaaaccggtccctggtgccgaaaaggttggggaccgctgggaTAAATGATAATTCAGCTTTGATCCCTATGGCCAAGGACTGACTTTAGCGTGTAATTAAGTATTCAGTAAGTGCTTGTTCAGCTGTGTGCATTAGGGAGTttaagtttggttttgttttctactttataaGAGAATTTGATCTTTTtgaattcaaagaaaacataatgacaaatattatgtgcttatttattaaaaataacatttagatAAGATGTGAACTGATACCACAGccatagaatatattttcttttttaacaaacaGGAAATTTAAATATGTCAATCCATCATATGATCATGGATAAATGACCTTAGTTCCCAGCTCGCCTTGCAGCCAGGTGCTGCCATGTGACTCATTTCTGGCCAATAATATATGTATGAAAAATGTTGTGTGGAACTTCTGGGGTGACTTCTTAATCTTTATTAAGGTTCTCACAACTAGGCCTGACCTAGTTGTGAGAAGCACCTCTCTTGATTTCCTATCTCTCactacctttctttctttttggaacATAGAGATCATGAGTTCCAAGTAGGTATTTTGGAGCAGAAATATCGAAAGTACCTGGGTGACATGCTGGTACTTCTATACCTCTTATGGCTTGTCTTCCTCCAAGATTCTTTTATGTACCACTGGTATTTTTGGTCTCTATTACAGAAGCCTGTCTGATAATATCTAACTGATATAGTGCTATATATTCCATTTAACAGTAAGTGATTTCAACATATTCTAAACCTCATGCCAATGTTTCTTTGCCAAATATAGAAACAAAAGAGGACCTCTCCCCCTCATGACTGATAAAGAacataaagatttaaaaagagagaactcTCCTTGAAATGATAAAGAAGATAAACTTCAGGACTTTCCAAAATGACAGTCAGtaactttttataaaatataatattaaggtTTATTTTAATCTAAATGAGATGTAAAATGTGAACATAGTACTTTCACATCTCTCTCATAAAACTATTTCCCATTTCAGGCAAAAATTTAGGTATTTGCCATGGCAGGAGAGCAACATATATGTAGACTGTATAAAACCATTTAGGTATAAGCTTGTTTGACTCCTGGTTCTTTATTTGGCAAGATATGTGACTGTTGGTGCTTTTGTGCCTCCAAGTCTTTTTCAGAAGGATGATCATGATGAGGAGAAAAGGGTACCCACTTTAGAAAGCAATGTagataagtgatttttaaagttaaatacatAATCTCACTAAAAAGGAGTCCTATATttctcatctctgtttctttaactGTGTCAAACACTCACTGTCCCTTTAGAGCAATATTCCCTTTTAAAGcaagaagagaaaacataaaCTTGACTTGGAGATTAAGCAATATGCCAGCTGCCTAATTACCTGCAGGCACTTGCAGACCATTCCAGAATATCATTCTGTCTGGAAAGGTCTCCTCCTAACAACGTTTATATTTCTTATGAACACTGTGCTTAGGTCCCAATACCTGTTAAATTacagaaaactgagtctcagttCCATCTCTAAAATAAAGGGCATGGAAAATATGATCTCTCAGGTCTTTTCTTGTTATAATTTTCTATGATTTTATGATTCTCTGGAGATTCGTTCACCAGGAATTGTTGGGAGAGatgatgaaagaagaaagaatagtgCAGAGGAGAATGCTGGTACATTTAAAGTGGAGGGAGAGCCAAGTTCTCAGTTCACTGATACATTGAGAAAAAGCTTATAATCCATCATATTACTTTATGGTTACCAGCTCTCCAATAATGGAAGGAAATCTGCAACTGAATATGAGAATGTGTTGTGGGTCACATTTTGAACTTCAAACTTACTAATGCAATTTTTGTGGACATTTCTTGAAGCTGTGGGAAGGACATAAAAGGGAAGATATTCACTCTCTGCACCTATGTAGTTTCATTCTTGGTATGAGCAATGATGGGTGTGACCTTGGAGGTAGGACAGGGGGAAGGGCACTGGAGGCAGCAGCTGGTAGAGCTGCAAGAGAGCCTTCTGACAGCTCTCTGTTGCTGGTAGAGTCCCAGTTATATGTTCCCGCCACAAAGCATACATTTATCAGCCCAAGTCAAGAATGTAAATTACCCACTTCTCACTTTTCATAAATTGCACAGAATACAATTCTGATTCTTAGGTATGTAATCTTGTAAAGTTTCAAACGTATTACAGGGAAAACTCCGAACAAACCTACAACTGTTAGATGGCTATATCTAAATTTTCACCACGAGCAgctttgtgtatcttttttttccctcagtgaaCATTTTATTGAAGCAATAAAGCACAAAGCAGGTTAACAAAGTGGGAGAAAGAAGATACCAAGAGAAAAGATGGTAACAACACAGGAGTGGAACGTTAAGTCACAGGAGCAGGAAGGACTCAAAGTGGCCATAAAGGCACTACGGCATGTTAACACACTACCACGTAAAAGAAAGGGGGATCCAGTTATCATTCACTTCTGTTTTGCTCTCCACCAGCTTAATACTCCATCTAGCCATAGATGAACATGTGGCAAGTTGTAGAGACTCAGATTCTACTTAAACGTTAGCAAGGAACTAAACATTTTGTTGGTCAAGTGGGCCAGTGTTATAAGTACAGTGGTTTAGCACATCCAATGATGTAGGTCCACAGGTGTGGGGTAGGAACCAGAATTTTAATAAGTTGGCCTTTGCTGCTAAATTCTTATGGGTGCAGACATTTACCTATACAATTACCCACGGTGGTgcggggggggtggtgggaggggcagcTAACAATGCAAACAAACCTGCCTATTACCATGTGATGGAATACAAACACAAGAAAGCCCAGCTGAAGTATGCTCCATACTTTTCGAAAGCCTAATTTCACATTGTAGTATTCCCCTCCTTCATTTTAAAAGGCTGTggttttaaaagcttttgttcTTTCCCTGAAAACAAGAGAACTTTGGTCAAAGTCAATTCTTAAAATTAACTTGTCCTTAAACATAGTTTGAAAGGCAGTGGAGGCTTGCTTCCTCATTTAAGAGTCCTAACTTTTGTTCTTTCAAACAGGCAAAACAATGAACTATAATTACAGATACCAGTTTCTTCTCTCAAAATCTGAAgtttatattgaaaataaaaaaccaaacaaaccataTTTCTTATGAACAtctaaaaaaatatcaaaagcattaaagaaaataaggtCTTGGAAGAAGCATCAACCTTTTGGGGCACTATGTCCCTAAGATTAGGCTCTAAGATTTCATAACAGGAAGCCCAGAAATTATTAGAACAAGTCTTTTTACATGAGCAAACACTCCCAGTTACAGTGTCATTTTGGCATCTAGATCTTTGACTCAACCTTTTTCACGTAGTCTCAATTATATTAGGCTTGCCTTCTGGATTATCTGAACCTACAAACCAACTCTAGATTATGATGCTTTCTAGGCACACCTGCAGCACAATGAGTGGTACCCACTACACCCTGACACTACCCAGCCCTTAACACCTTATATAGAGTGACAGCTCCCAGGAAGATGTTAAAGCTGATCCGTATAACctacatcttgatttcagactaaGATTAATGAGTGCTTTTAATGAAATTACCTTATTTAAAGAATCTGGAGAAAGAGATACATATAAGGTAATTCATTTCTCAAACTGCAATCTCAATTAACTAGGCTTAACGGATGTATGGACTAATTGGGAACCCAGTAACTCCTACAGATTTGCAGCATTATAAAATTTGGTTTCCACAGTATTCATTACCCTTCATGATGAAGTACAAAAGTTTAGGGTTAACCCGTTTAAATTTTTTCCAAGCCAACCACATAAAGTTTTACAAGGATGATCTAACCAATTATCACAGAACCCCACTAACTAAAGGGGACTGATTGTTAGGTGGACTTTTACTTTAATCAGTAACTGATTTATCAAGCGATCTGTTTTAAGTGCCTGTTAAGGATCTTTCAGTAGAAAAtgcaatatttgcttttccattttgaataacacaccaaatttctgatcAAAGAAAAGTTACTTCCATTTTTACATAACAAGCATTAAAGACTACGGGATCTTACTCTaacaaaacactaattaaaaCGACCACTTCCAGAAAGTGGGATTACCAGGCTAGATAAGATCCCAAGTAATAGGAACTATTTTTTGAAGAGTTCAATCAATTTAAGTTTGAAAAaggtttcattattttaaaaatctattaatttaGGCAAAATTGTATAACAGATCGAAtataaagtcttttatttttaacttaaccTGTTTAAGGGGCCAATAAGACTTTGGCAAATTTGAATAACAGGACAAAATAATGTTATCCAAATTGAATAATTTATTGCTGGTCTGAGACTTGCCTTGCTTTACACTTAAGTAGAATTTACATTATTTCCACAGATAGCAGATAATcaatatttaaaggaatttaaGAGTGACCTATTCAATAAGGCAGTCATCTTGGTAGCAAACTATTATTGAAATCTTACAGAACTCAAGCTTTATAAAAAGCCAACATAATTGGAAATTGGGTTCTCCCTCTAAAGCCCTAAGTGTTCAAAGCTTGAAACGGTTAACTTAAAATTAAGCAAATATAACAATGACAGAAACCCCTGCAGCAGATCCTGctgaaatacttaaaaaaaaaaacaccaaaaaacaaaatgagcttAATCTTTACAAAAGTTATTTTAGCTCAAAAGCGATAAAATCAAAGTTATCTTAACTCTACAAAGGGAGAGGATCTTTGACTTCATGCCATTTCTTTAGAACCTCatctttttcatcaaatttggctACAAATCCAATTTTTGTATGCCCCTTTTTCTGGGAGATTCTTCTTGCAGAAGAGGCCAAGTACAAACGTGGAAGAGTAACTGCCTAAGCAAGTAGGAAAGTGTTCCGTAATAGTGTGCAAAGAATGTATAGTTCTGGGTTAATCTCTGGAACTCGATCTGGATCGTGACCTTGACTTTGAATGAGATCTAGAACGGGATCTTGTAGCACTTTTTGGTGGAGGGGATACAGAACGGGCCTTTGAGGGTGGAGCAGGTAGGGGTGAATTGGAACGAGACTGGCTCCTTGATCTAGATTTTGACTTTATATCacctttcccattttctttggGGGAACGAGATGGAGAACGAGACCTGCTTTGAGATTTCTCATATTCATCCTTCAGTCTGCTCCGAAAGCGCGAACGGGAGCCTCTATCAGACTTAGGTTTAGATTTGCTTTTTGATCTAGATTTCCTGCCTTTTGAACGAGAACGTGATCGACCTTTGCTCCGAGACCTGGATCGGGAGCGACTTTTTGAGATACTTCGAGATCTACTGCGGCTGCTCCTACGACTCCTACTTCGTGACCTTCTTCTAGACCGTGACCTTGATCTGCTTCCAGAATAAGACCGCCTGTGGCTTGTTCGTGGTTTATCTTCCATTAGTCTAATACTTCTCCCATTGATTTCCGTACCGTCCAGCTTATCCAAAGCATGCTTCATGTCCAAGTAGGAGCGAAACTCACTGACACCTTCATTTGTGCGTTCTTTGTGAGCATCTACATAGATTACTTCACCTGCTCGTCTCTTGAAATCCTTTAAATCTCGCCAACTGCAACGACTAGAAAGATGTTCTACAATAAGCCTGAATTCTGCGCCTACAGGTGGTCCAGATTCGCCTCTGCCAAAGGTTCTCTGACTGCCGTATCCACCTCCACCACTGTGGCTTCCACAGCTGTAGCCATCACGCTCGTGGCGCGGGCCCCGGGCGTGCGCCACGATCACGCGCTCCACGACCACGTGCGCCACGATCACGCGCTCCACGATCACGCGCTGCACGATCACGCGCTCCACGATCACGCGCTCGCCGCAGAGC
This genomic interval carries:
- the LOC103018603 gene encoding serine/arginine-rich splicing factor 6; amino-acid sequence: MPRVHIGRLSYNIWEKDIQRFFSGYGRLLEIDLKKGYGFMEFEDSRDDGDAVYGLNGRELCGERVIVERRVIVAHARGPRHERDGYSCGSHSGGGGYGSQRTFGRGESGPPVGAEFRLIVEHLSSRCSWRDLKDFKRRAGEVIYVDAHKERTNEGVSEFRSYLDMKHALDKLDGTEINGRSIRLMEDKPRTSHRRSYSGSRSRSRSRRRSRSRSRRSSRSRSRSISKSRSRSRSRSKGRSRSRSKGRKSRSKSKSKPKSDRGSRSRFRSRLKDEYEKSQSRSRSPSRSPKENGKGDIKSKSRSRSQSRSNSPLPAPPSKARSVSPPPKSATRSRSRSHSKSRSRSRSSSRD